From one Diorhabda carinulata isolate Delta chromosome 12, icDioCari1.1, whole genome shotgun sequence genomic stretch:
- the LOC130900137 gene encoding larval cuticle protein A2B-like — protein MLFIFSLALSIVPTFAGIAGYGGYGSHATGVSYSAPAVSYSPSGHAGYGVGHGLNHAGPIPVVVGNGHEVDYYAHPKYSYNYGVADGLTGDHKSQSEIRDGGNVKGSYSVVEPDGSVRVVDYAADDVNGFNAVVKKIGPSLHAAPAPVPIASAPIPLGYSHDGGYGHGYGNHGAHY, from the exons TTTTCACTAGCCTTAAGCATAGTTCCTACTTTTGCTGGTATAGCTGGTTATGGTGGGTATGGAAGTCACGCTACAGGAGTCAGTTACTCAGCTCCAGCAGTATCATATTCCCCTAGTGGTCATGCGGGTTATGGTGTAGGTCATGGATTAAATCATGCAGGTCCAATTCCTGTTGTTGTAGGTAATGGACACGAAGTGGATTATTAC GCTCATCCAAAATACTCCTATAACTACGGTGTAGCTGATGGTCTGACTGGTGATCATAAATCACAATCGGAAATCAGAGATGGTGGTAATGTTAAAGGTTCTTATTCAGTTGTGGAACCCGATGGATCAGTTCGAGTTGTCGACTACGCTGCTGACGATGTCAATGGATTTAACGCAGTGGTTAAGAAAATTGGTCCCTCATTACATGCTGCTCCGGCTCCAGTTCCAATAGCTTCTGCTCCAATTCCTCTTGGATATAGTCATGACGGTGGTTATGGGCATGGATATGGAAACCACGGTGCACATTATTAG